The proteins below come from a single Mustela erminea isolate mMusErm1 chromosome 14, mMusErm1.Pri, whole genome shotgun sequence genomic window:
- the LOC116573021 gene encoding LOW QUALITY PROTEIN: cytosolic carboxypeptidase 3-like (The sequence of the model RefSeq protein was modified relative to this genomic sequence to represent the inferred CDS: deleted 1 base in 1 codon; substituted 1 base at 1 genomic stop codon), with protein sequence MSEDSEKEDYSDRTISDDESDEDNFMKFVSEDIHQCALLTADSISDPFFPRTTQILLEYQLGRWVPRLREPRDLYGVSSSGPLSPTRWPYHCEVIDEKVQHIDWTPSFPEPVYTPTGLEMEPLYPNSKENTVLSSXRWAEYEYQLTLRPDLFTNKHTQWYYFQVTNTQAGIVYRFTIINFTKPASLYNQGMRPLFYSEKEAKTHNIGWQRIGDQIKYYRNNQGQEGHHYFSLTWTFQFSHNKDTCYFAHCYPYTYTNLQEYLSAINHDSVRSKFCKIHVLCHTMARNMVYVLTITTPLKNTDSRKRKAVILTARVHPGETNSSWIMKGFLDYILGNSSDAQLLRDTFIFKVVPMLNPDGVIVGNYRCSLAGRDLNRNCTSLLKESWFGIPDWYTQNMIHR encoded by the exons ATGTCAGAAGATTCAGAAAAGGAAGACTATTCAGACAGAACGATCAGTGATGATGAATCAGATGAGGATAACTTCATGAAATTCGTAAGCGAAGATATCCACCAGTGTGCACTTTTAACAGCTGACTCTATTAGTGACCCATTTTTCCCCCGAACTACTCAGATACTATTGGAATATCAACTAGGGAGATGGGTGCCACGTCTTCGTGAACCACGAGATTTATATGGTGTCTCTTCTTCTGGTCCACTGAGCCCAACACGGTGGCCATACCACTGTGAGGTCATTGATGAAAAGGTCCAGCATATCGATTGGACTCCTTCTTTTCCTGAGCCAGTGTACACCCCAACAGGCCTAGAGATGGAACCCCTTTATCCAAACTCCAAGGAAAACACTGTATTATCTAGCTGAAGATGGGCAGAATATGAGTACCAGCTGACCCTGCGCCCTGACCTCTTCACAAATAAACACACCCAGTGGTACTATTTCCAAGTCACTAATACCCAAGCAGGAATAGTCTACAGATTCACTATCATCAATTTCACTAAGCCTGCTAGTCTTTACAATCAGGGTATGCGCCCACTGTTTTACTCTGAAAAAGAAGCCAAGACTCATAATATTGGCTGGCAGAGAATAGGAGACCAAATCAAGTATTACAGGAACAACCAGGGACAAGAGGGGCatcattatttctctctcacatgGACATTTCAATTTTCACACAACAAAGACACCTGCTACTTTGCTCACTGCTACCCATATACTTACACCAACCTGCAAGAATACCTTTCTGCTATCAATCACGACTCCGTACGGTCCAAGTTTTGTAAAATACATGTCTTGTGCCACACAATGGCTAGGAACATGGTGTATGTATTAACGATCACCACTCCCTTGAAGAACACAGACTCAAGAAAGCGAAAGGCTGTGATTCTGACTGCAAGGGTCCATCCAGGAGAAACCAACAGCTCTTGGATCATGAAAGGCTTCCTGGATTATATTTTAGGAAACTCGAGCGATGCGCAGTTGCTTCGGGACACTTTCATCTTCAAGGTGGTACCCATGCTGAATCCGGATGGTGTGATTGTGGGAAATTATCGTTGTTCCTTAGCTGGACGAGATTTAAACCGTAACTGTACATCTCTCCTGAAGGAATCCTGGTTTGGTATA CCAGACTGGTATACCCAGAACATGATCCATAGGTAA